The proteins below are encoded in one region of Electrophorus electricus isolate fEleEle1 unplaced genomic scaffold, fEleEle1.pri scaffold_107_arrow_ctg1, whole genome shotgun sequence:
- the LOC118240913 gene encoding uncharacterized protein LOC118240913 — protein MNMKFLLPVLGIRLRPAVLCAAGISAVAVTSFLVYRWRVRDRQQAVEEAATHTEPSDQLEDREPFPLDQDTFETTCTLILKPLQALHNANRMFAYTFSQMFYADTKMVEVKLQHKSIYSGLESEHWWVLSNAFYHVCAELTLQNFANVNAVACIKRRGTGITGATFYLCAESTESSVQNIFLQTMVSMTFKGVSIDLDGLFRSSEYSHTQTVETPHPAVFSNGP, from the exons ATGAATATGAAGTTTCTTCTGCCCGTCCTTGGTATCCGGCTTCGGCCGGCGGTCCTTTGTGCCGCTGGCATTTCAGCCGTAGCTGtcacttcttttcttgtttacaggTGGCGTGTTCGGGATCGGCAGCAGGCGGTAGAAGAAGCTGCGACCCACACTGAGCCCAGCGACC AACTGGAGGATCGGGAGCCTTTTCCGTTGGATCAGGACACGTTTGAAACGACCTGTACTCTGATCCTAAAG CCTCTCCAAGCTCTGCACAACGCAAACAGGATGTTTGCCTACACCTTCTCGCAGATGTTTTATGCAGATACAAAG ATGGTAGAGGTGAAGCTCCAGCACAAATCCATCTACAGTGGGCTGGAGAGCGAGCACTGGTGGGTGCTCAGCAATGCGTTTTACCACGTGTGTGCAGAG CTTACCCTCCAGAACTTTGCCAACGTTAATGCTGTGGCCTGCATCAAG CGCAGAGGAACCGGCATCACTGGGGCGACCTTCTACCTGTGCGCCGAGTCAACAGAGTCATCGGTGCAGAATATTTTTCTG caAACCATGGTGTCCATGACGTTTAAGGGTGTTTCCATCGATTTAGATGGCCTTTTCAGGTCATCTGAGTACAGTCACACCCAGACCGTCGAGACGCCGCACCCCGCTGTGTTTTCTAACGGACCATGA